The following coding sequences are from one Desulfosoma caldarium window:
- a CDS encoding HD-GYP domain-containing protein, which produces MARSAAVLDTGFGALDLRKARKQSLTGPVTFEELGYEAFPIKFLVPDFMVPCNLYIPVMAKGEKLPTFVKVLERGQSYSEAWRKALKEQRVHELYVEAHEVAELDGYFHEILRAYAEDEATPIAQKALVLHHYGEFIARRLFGEVNDGTFVKKAGQWADAVVRYLRSNRLRAGHIYRRFMKNYEMFTHSVQVSMLAMAFCWHMNWRHEDVVRLGSAGLYHDIGKVWVDSRILLKPDSLTREEFAHIRRHPESAYAHLASMGWMNADQLATVRQHHEAMDGTGYPLGLKGSEIHPFARVLHICDCFDALTTHRPYKKAVTPFKALRIMQSEMRLSFDRHLLYKFIQYLGS; this is translated from the coding sequence ATGGCGAGATCGGCGGCGGTGCTCGACACTGGGTTTGGCGCTCTCGATCTTCGAAAGGCTCGGAAACAATCCCTCACAGGACCGGTCACCTTTGAAGAGCTAGGTTACGAGGCTTTTCCCATTAAATTCTTGGTTCCGGACTTCATGGTGCCGTGCAATCTTTATATCCCGGTGATGGCCAAGGGGGAAAAATTGCCCACGTTCGTTAAGGTCTTGGAACGGGGGCAGTCTTATTCTGAAGCGTGGAGAAAGGCTCTCAAGGAGCAACGCGTCCACGAGCTTTATGTTGAAGCGCATGAAGTGGCGGAGTTGGACGGTTATTTTCATGAAATTCTGCGGGCGTATGCCGAAGATGAGGCCACGCCCATCGCGCAGAAGGCTTTGGTCCTACATCATTATGGAGAATTCATTGCACGGCGTCTCTTTGGAGAGGTGAATGACGGAACGTTTGTCAAGAAAGCGGGTCAATGGGCCGACGCCGTCGTTCGGTATCTTCGCTCGAACCGGTTGAGGGCCGGCCACATCTATCGCCGATTCATGAAGAATTATGAGATGTTTACGCACAGCGTTCAGGTGTCCATGTTGGCCATGGCTTTTTGCTGGCATATGAACTGGCGTCATGAAGATGTGGTGCGGCTTGGATCGGCCGGTTTGTATCATGATATCGGCAAGGTATGGGTGGATTCGCGCATCCTCCTGAAGCCCGATTCCCTGACGCGTGAGGAATTTGCCCACATTCGGCGGCATCCGGAAAGTGCTTACGCTCATTTGGCTTCCATGGGATGGATGAATGCGGATCAGTTGGCCACCGTGCGCCAACATCACGAGGCCATGGATGGCACGGGTTATCCTCTAGGCCTCAAGGGCTCCGAGATTCACCCTTTTGCTCGCGTGCTGCATATTTGCGACTGTTTCGATGCCCTCACGACGCATCGCCCCTACAAGAAAGCCGTCACCCCCTTCAAGGCTCTCAGGATTATGCAAAGTGAGATGAGGCTTTCCTTTGACCGGCACCTTCTGTATAAGTTCATTCAATACCTTGGCTCGTGA
- a CDS encoding NAD(P)H-dependent oxidoreductase subunit E, producing MNAYQPINPRMSCDPAWWMERLQAAVVHAGPIRDTRLPKDLWPLAMVLRALRSGLDELRLLLGDDPESLATFVSKLEAQGPELWGRDREDAFVRLVRESLGRRDWREKDMIDMILEYLRASGPRLPKDLRKSLEALDLAFADANARGRAIRDGLVSEARGGLGGLQWVRHVAPELRRCPGPLGPDSLTWLWETLATVTGCAEELAVPSPDDWVSLPGSELWKDFEAALRKAWGKQGRSFPVKDLEKASLYLMEDMEARDPHHRYFIRFLIENDAAYRRLLKTCYADEKVQRAALEQECERFNRLPEHAAHRVSYDEEEKNWWLKAFFFRPDVVQCFVEREKVKDMYRALGGLDARAYLPRVLHEVQGLFGYVTPEACQNIVERLGLDPEDVLRVIASYKQYSADPSGEIIIYVCKGTACFLRGQPELSRRLTMEIGAEVDVVGRYGVQYVEMDCFGVCHLAPVVRAGNRFYGQQKAEDIPRLVRQLIQGPDYTNRQLFVARLVEKLVSETVSEPIEALKVERVDVFPKTGSGLTVPEAFRDETFSGGAVVLHAEGDVAVERPDGRREDLGRLIPRVLPFKMRDVDGSDRFGAVIYGKNRRLIRGLGLPEMTDESILAAVLPPTVHLVDGLVALITPERTVILGPYTDRLLVVESSQAYLGVVLTGESSGVPYGNDAAVKGESAGHQDPSFRSAQDRVVLGYASAKNPMRMDSYREAGGYESVFRVLGFRGEPPWSPERLIAEVRDARLRGRGGAGFPTGRKWEAMLRAVCRIEPEDGNQDPIKLIVANGDEGDPGAFMDRTLIEQKPHQVLEGMILAAIAVGARYGVIYVRKEYEDAVRSLEDALFEARRCGFLGHNIFGVPGLHFDIEIRLGAGAFVAGEKRAIMRAIEGKPAEPTIKAPSNTVRGLWGKPTLLNNVETFANVPVIIQRGSAWYAGLGTSRSGGTKIFSVAGIVKKTGLVEVRFGKTLADIIEICGGVQDGKKLSGVQIGGPSGAILSLTGARAYLLQTPLDFDTFSDAGAMLGSGGLVFIGEDDDVVRLARHFTDWLAEESCGQCPSCFRGTRALGNVLDRLLAGQGKAADIHELWAMSDVVRSGSQCGLGTTAANPVTSALRFFPAAFFHYLLQNPEMGRRDVFEALEALRLLTRQDLVRVTGVRRHMEGTTFTLKRHLVRFLVEEIEKIDQYRPRSCRMTDRLLRLLGLPRYEVGQREVVMEWRHVA from the coding sequence ATGAACGCTTACCAGCCCATAAATCCTCGAATGTCGTGCGATCCCGCCTGGTGGATGGAACGCCTGCAAGCCGCCGTGGTTCATGCGGGACCGATTCGAGATACCCGCTTGCCCAAAGACCTTTGGCCATTGGCCATGGTGCTCCGTGCGCTGCGATCGGGACTGGACGAACTGCGGTTGCTTTTGGGTGATGATCCGGAAAGTCTTGCCACGTTCGTGTCCAAGCTTGAGGCGCAGGGCCCGGAATTGTGGGGGCGTGATCGGGAAGACGCTTTTGTCCGTTTGGTTCGAGAAAGCCTGGGACGAAGGGACTGGCGCGAGAAAGACATGATCGACATGATCCTCGAGTACCTCAGAGCTTCCGGTCCAAGACTTCCCAAAGATCTGAGGAAGTCTTTGGAAGCCTTGGATCTGGCGTTCGCCGATGCTAACGCTCGAGGCCGTGCCATTAGGGATGGGCTGGTCAGTGAGGCTCGAGGTGGACTGGGCGGCCTTCAATGGGTTCGCCACGTTGCGCCCGAGCTAAGGCGGTGCCCAGGGCCGTTGGGACCGGATTCCCTGACATGGCTTTGGGAAACCCTGGCCACTGTGACCGGATGCGCTGAAGAGCTCGCCGTGCCTTCACCGGACGATTGGGTGTCCTTGCCGGGATCGGAGTTGTGGAAGGACTTTGAAGCGGCTCTGAGGAAAGCGTGGGGGAAACAAGGCCGAAGCTTTCCTGTCAAGGATCTGGAAAAGGCCTCTTTGTACCTTATGGAAGATATGGAGGCACGCGATCCCCATCATAGGTATTTCATTCGATTCTTAATCGAAAACGACGCGGCCTACCGCCGTCTTCTCAAGACCTGCTACGCTGATGAGAAGGTGCAGAGGGCGGCCTTAGAGCAGGAGTGCGAACGTTTTAACCGTCTTCCCGAACATGCCGCCCACCGTGTCAGCTACGATGAGGAAGAAAAAAATTGGTGGCTTAAAGCGTTTTTCTTCAGACCCGACGTGGTCCAGTGTTTCGTGGAACGGGAAAAAGTCAAGGACATGTATCGTGCTCTTGGGGGACTGGATGCGCGAGCCTATCTGCCACGAGTGCTCCATGAGGTTCAGGGGCTGTTTGGATACGTAACCCCGGAGGCGTGCCAAAATATCGTGGAACGTCTGGGTCTGGACCCCGAAGACGTTCTCCGAGTCATTGCTTCGTACAAGCAATACAGCGCCGATCCGTCCGGAGAGATCATCATCTATGTGTGCAAGGGAACGGCCTGTTTTCTCCGAGGTCAGCCTGAATTGTCGCGCCGCCTGACCATGGAGATCGGAGCGGAAGTGGATGTTGTGGGGCGCTATGGTGTCCAATACGTGGAAATGGACTGCTTCGGTGTCTGCCATTTGGCTCCCGTGGTGCGAGCCGGCAATCGGTTTTACGGACAACAGAAAGCCGAAGACATTCCTCGGCTCGTGCGTCAACTGATTCAGGGCCCGGACTATACAAATCGGCAGCTTTTCGTGGCACGCCTCGTGGAAAAATTGGTGTCCGAAACGGTGAGCGAACCTATTGAGGCCTTGAAGGTAGAGCGTGTGGACGTTTTTCCCAAAACGGGATCAGGGCTGACCGTGCCGGAGGCTTTTCGGGACGAGACCTTCAGCGGCGGCGCCGTGGTGTTGCATGCCGAGGGGGATGTGGCCGTGGAGCGGCCGGACGGGCGAAGAGAAGATCTTGGGCGGTTGATTCCTCGAGTCCTGCCGTTCAAGATGCGGGATGTGGACGGTTCCGATCGCTTCGGAGCCGTGATTTATGGTAAGAATCGGCGGTTGATTCGAGGGCTTGGCCTACCCGAGATGACCGACGAAAGCATCCTGGCTGCGGTGCTTCCTCCGACTGTTCATTTGGTGGATGGTCTCGTGGCCCTGATAACACCTGAGCGCACGGTGATTCTCGGGCCTTATACGGACCGGCTGCTCGTTGTGGAATCATCCCAGGCCTACCTGGGTGTGGTCCTGACCGGGGAAAGTTCCGGTGTTCCCTATGGAAACGATGCGGCGGTGAAAGGCGAATCCGCAGGTCATCAAGACCCCTCCTTTCGATCCGCTCAGGATCGTGTGGTTTTGGGCTATGCCAGCGCCAAGAACCCCATGCGCATGGATTCCTACCGCGAGGCGGGAGGGTATGAATCCGTGTTTCGAGTGTTGGGATTTCGGGGCGAGCCTCCCTGGAGTCCTGAGCGCCTTATCGCAGAGGTTCGGGACGCGCGACTGCGGGGACGCGGAGGCGCCGGTTTTCCCACGGGTCGAAAGTGGGAAGCCATGCTGCGGGCGGTGTGTCGCATCGAGCCGGAAGACGGCAATCAGGACCCCATCAAGCTGATCGTGGCCAACGGCGACGAAGGCGATCCTGGAGCCTTTATGGATCGCACGCTCATCGAACAAAAACCCCACCAGGTCTTGGAAGGAATGATTCTGGCTGCCATAGCTGTGGGGGCCCGCTATGGTGTGATCTACGTGCGTAAGGAATACGAAGACGCCGTGCGAAGCCTTGAGGATGCCCTTTTTGAGGCGCGACGCTGTGGATTTTTGGGGCACAATATTTTCGGTGTGCCCGGTTTGCATTTCGACATCGAAATACGCTTGGGGGCTGGGGCTTTTGTTGCTGGAGAAAAGCGGGCCATCATGCGCGCCATCGAGGGCAAGCCGGCCGAGCCGACCATCAAGGCACCGTCCAACACGGTGCGGGGGTTGTGGGGCAAGCCCACCCTGCTCAACAACGTGGAAACCTTTGCCAATGTGCCCGTCATCATCCAGCGAGGTAGTGCCTGGTATGCGGGTCTGGGCACGTCCCGAAGCGGTGGAACAAAAATCTTTTCTGTGGCAGGCATTGTGAAAAAAACCGGCCTGGTGGAAGTTCGATTCGGCAAGACCCTTGCCGATATCATTGAAATCTGCGGAGGCGTTCAGGATGGAAAGAAGCTTTCCGGGGTACAAATCGGCGGGCCGTCCGGAGCCATTCTCTCTTTGACGGGAGCTCGAGCCTATCTGCTGCAAACCCCGCTGGACTTCGACACCTTCAGTGATGCTGGGGCCATGTTGGGATCAGGCGGGCTGGTGTTTATCGGAGAAGACGACGACGTGGTGCGTTTGGCCAGGCATTTTACGGATTGGCTCGCAGAAGAGTCCTGCGGGCAGTGCCCGTCGTGTTTTCGGGGGACCCGGGCTTTGGGAAACGTGCTGGATCGGCTTCTAGCCGGGCAGGGTAAGGCGGCTGATATTCATGAACTATGGGCCATGAGCGACGTGGTGCGCTCAGGAAGTCAATGCGGCCTTGGGACCACCGCCGCCAATCCGGTGACCAGTGCCCTTCGGTTCTTTCCTGCGGCCTTTTTTCACTACCTTTTGCAAAATCCCGAAATGGGACGGCGCGACGTTTTTGAAGCCCTGGAAGCTTTGCGTCTGCTCACGCGCCAGGACCTTGTTCGCGTAACCGGCGTGCGGCGCCATATGGAAGGCACGACGTTCACATTGAAACGCCATCTGGTGCGATTTCTCGTGGAAGAGATCGAAAAAATAGACCAATACCGTCCGAGGTCATGTCGAATGACCGATCGATTGCTTCGCCTTTTGGGATTGCCCCGCTACGAAGTGGGCCAAAGGGAAGTCGTCATGGAATGGCGGCATGTGGCCTGA
- a CDS encoding GAF domain-containing protein: MTKERTYLEAFREIVQVVSGSLDVQNVLQAMVKTVPKVLKAKACAVRLLDPKGRTLELVASYGLSDAYIHKGPVDADQSLAECLQGHTVIIDDAATDPRAQYGEAAKKEGIVGICSVPLKVKGRVIGVLRIYTEEPKRFQEEDLAFVEALGELGGIAIENARLYERLKKDYEEVMSDVFRFVGYRRSL; encoded by the coding sequence ATGACCAAGGAGAGAACATACCTTGAAGCCTTTCGAGAAATAGTGCAGGTGGTGAGCGGGTCTCTGGACGTGCAGAACGTGCTGCAGGCCATGGTGAAAACTGTTCCTAAAGTCCTGAAAGCCAAGGCGTGCGCCGTTCGCCTTCTGGATCCCAAAGGAAGAACCCTGGAACTGGTCGCCAGCTATGGCTTGAGCGACGCTTACATTCATAAGGGCCCAGTGGATGCCGACCAAAGCTTGGCGGAATGCCTTCAGGGGCACACGGTGATCATCGACGATGCGGCCACCGATCCTCGCGCCCAGTATGGAGAGGCGGCAAAGAAGGAAGGCATCGTGGGCATCTGTTCTGTGCCGCTCAAAGTCAAGGGGCGTGTCATCGGTGTGTTGCGCATCTACACGGAAGAACCCAAGAGGTTTCAAGAAGAAGACCTGGCTTTCGTGGAGGCCCTGGGGGAATTGGGAGGGATCGCCATCGAGAACGCTCGCCTCTATGAAAGATTGAAAAAAGACTACGAAGAAGTCATGAGCGACGTCTTTCGTTTTGTCGGCTACCGTCGAAGCCTATAA
- the cimA gene encoding citramalate synthase, whose product MPPSQVFLYDTTLRDGTQAEDFNLSLTDKIRVALKLDDLGIHYIEGGWPGSNPKDEEFFSEIRNYALKRAKIAAFGSTHHPSKRAEHDPNLHALVEAKTPVVTIFGKSWTVHVKEALRTTLEKNLEIIRDSLAFLRPQVSTLFYDAEHFFDGFREDSEYALATLEKAVEGGAECLVLCDTNGGNLPSFIQEAIKAVQERFPNVPLGIHAHNDSDLAVANSLAAVEMGASQVQGTFNGVGERCGNANLCSIIPALCVKMNIPCLDPEDLRKLRQVSRFILEIANVPPNRYQPYVGRSAFAHKGGVHISAVERHPSTYEHIDPALVGNKRRFLISDLSGRAGVQRKAMEFGIPISSKDPVALEVLNQIKELEHQGYQFEAAEASFELLINRAMGRFKKYFELIGYRVVDQKFSEDGDPVSEATIRVRVGGQEEHTAALGRGPVNALDNALRKALEKFYPELKGMVLTDYRVRVLPGKEGTASKVRVLIESHDGKERWGTVGVSHDILEASWQALVDSINYKMYMAEKNQEKKGCGEK is encoded by the coding sequence ATGCCACCAAGCCAAGTTTTTCTTTACGATACCACGCTGAGGGACGGAACTCAGGCGGAAGATTTCAATCTATCCCTGACGGACAAGATCCGTGTGGCCTTGAAGCTGGACGATTTGGGCATTCATTACATTGAAGGGGGATGGCCGGGATCTAATCCCAAGGACGAAGAATTCTTTTCGGAAATACGAAATTATGCGCTGAAGCGGGCAAAAATTGCCGCCTTTGGCTCCACGCACCATCCTTCCAAGCGGGCGGAGCACGACCCAAATCTACACGCCTTGGTGGAGGCCAAGACGCCGGTGGTGACCATTTTTGGCAAGAGCTGGACGGTGCACGTCAAGGAGGCTCTACGAACCACACTTGAAAAGAACCTGGAAATTATCCGCGATAGTTTGGCCTTTCTGAGACCGCAGGTGTCCACCTTGTTCTACGATGCCGAGCACTTTTTTGATGGGTTTCGAGAAGACTCGGAATATGCTCTGGCCACTTTGGAAAAGGCCGTGGAAGGCGGTGCCGAGTGCCTGGTGTTGTGTGATACCAACGGAGGCAACCTTCCGTCCTTTATACAGGAGGCTATCAAGGCGGTTCAGGAACGGTTTCCCAACGTGCCTCTGGGTATACATGCGCACAACGATTCGGATCTGGCGGTGGCCAATTCGCTGGCGGCTGTGGAGATGGGAGCGAGCCAGGTGCAGGGGACGTTCAACGGGGTGGGGGAGCGCTGCGGCAACGCCAACCTTTGTTCCATCATTCCCGCTCTGTGCGTGAAGATGAACATCCCATGTCTGGATCCCGAAGATTTGCGAAAGCTTCGGCAAGTTAGTCGATTTATTTTGGAAATCGCCAACGTGCCTCCCAATCGGTACCAACCCTACGTGGGGCGCAGTGCCTTTGCTCATAAGGGTGGTGTGCATATCAGTGCGGTGGAGCGCCATCCATCCACGTATGAGCACATTGACCCGGCTTTGGTGGGGAACAAGCGGCGGTTTCTCATTTCCGACCTGTCCGGGCGGGCAGGTGTTCAGCGCAAGGCCATGGAGTTCGGCATTCCCATTTCTTCCAAGGATCCTGTGGCCTTGGAAGTCCTCAATCAGATCAAGGAATTGGAGCATCAGGGGTACCAGTTTGAAGCCGCCGAAGCCAGTTTTGAACTCCTCATCAACAGGGCCATGGGCCGCTTCAAGAAATACTTTGAACTGATCGGCTATCGCGTGGTGGATCAAAAGTTCAGTGAAGACGGCGATCCGGTTTCGGAAGCGACCATTCGCGTGAGGGTTGGTGGGCAGGAAGAGCACACCGCGGCTTTGGGGCGCGGGCCTGTGAATGCGCTAGACAATGCGCTCCGAAAGGCTCTTGAAAAATTTTATCCAGAGCTCAAGGGCATGGTACTGACCGATTACCGCGTGCGCGTCCTTCCTGGCAAAGAGGGCACGGCATCCAAGGTGCGTGTCTTGATCGAATCCCACGATGGTAAGGAACGTTGGGGCACCGTCGGGGTGTCCCACGACATCTTGGAAGCCAGTTGGCAGGCGCTGGTGGACAGCATCAACTACAAGATGTACATGGCAGAAAAAAATCAGGAAAAGAAGGGCTGTGGCGAAAAGTAA